The Gillisia sp. Hel_I_86 genome has a segment encoding these proteins:
- a CDS encoding phosphatidylserine decarboxylase family protein, protein MFHKEGYKMMTVTAIILIVGNVLSYLYINTYWVKFSILALSILFFLLIVQFFRNPKRPTQLNDASVVSPVDGKVVVIEEVMEKEYFKEKRLQVSIFMSPINVHVTRHPIGGLVKFSKYHPGKFLVAWHPKSSEENERTTVVVENKVAGEILYRQIAGALAKRIVNYAVEGQEVVQGSDSGFIKFGSRVDVFLPIGTKINVKLNDKVKGGVSVIANLD, encoded by the coding sequence ATGTTTCATAAAGAAGGTTATAAGATGATGACAGTTACTGCAATTATATTAATTGTAGGGAACGTACTGTCCTATTTATATATTAATACCTATTGGGTAAAATTTTCTATCCTGGCCCTTAGTATCTTGTTCTTTTTATTAATTGTACAGTTCTTTAGAAATCCAAAAAGGCCTACACAACTTAATGATGCTAGTGTGGTTTCACCTGTGGATGGAAAAGTTGTTGTGATAGAGGAAGTAATGGAAAAGGAGTACTTCAAGGAAAAACGCCTACAGGTTTCTATATTTATGTCCCCAATAAATGTACACGTAACCAGGCATCCTATTGGTGGATTGGTGAAATTCAGCAAATATCATCCGGGAAAGTTCTTGGTTGCATGGCATCCAAAATCCAGTGAAGAAAATGAGCGAACTACTGTTGTGGTAGAGAACAAGGTAGCCGGAGAAATACTATACAGGCAAATTGCAGGCGCTTTGGCAAAACGTATAGTAAACTATGCTGTAGAAGGTCAAGAAGTGGTTCAAGGAAGCGATAGTGGATTTATAAAATTTGGATCTCGTGTAGATGTGTTTTTGCCGATCGGTACTAAGATCAATGTAAAGTTAAATGATAAAGTTAAAGGTGGTGTAAGTGTAATTGCCAATCTCGACTAA
- a CDS encoding phosphatidate cytidylyltransferase — protein sequence MRETIIRAISGLLYVSILVASILSSELIFIGLFFLIGFVCLLELEKLLRLKSYALYGLHVILFFFFSYLKFNANATLLLLIITLFVNLFLVKDLLFIRKIPVFEKKKYIILIFYLISSTIFLTLIPTYSGTFNPSLIVGVFVLIWTNDTFAYLVGKNFGKTKLYEKISPNKTIEGFLGGIVFNCVAAYFLFYFTRYLNVEFWLGLAILLSIFGTLGDLIQSKFKRQAGVKDSGKLMPGHGGLLDRLDSIIFSSPFVYAYLLIIDYVS from the coding sequence ATGAGGGAAACTATTATTAGGGCAATATCTGGATTACTATATGTATCCATTTTAGTAGCATCAATTCTTTCTTCCGAATTGATCTTTATTGGCCTCTTCTTTCTTATTGGTTTTGTTTGCCTTTTAGAACTCGAAAAACTATTAAGATTAAAAAGTTATGCTTTATATGGATTGCATGTTATTTTGTTCTTTTTCTTCAGTTATCTAAAATTCAACGCAAATGCGACCTTACTACTTTTAATAATCACACTTTTCGTGAATTTATTTTTAGTGAAGGACTTACTGTTCATTCGGAAAATACCGGTGTTTGAAAAGAAAAAATATATCATCCTTATTTTCTACTTAATCTCTTCTACCATTTTTCTTACCTTGATACCAACGTATTCTGGAACATTCAATCCCAGTTTAATAGTTGGGGTCTTTGTGCTTATTTGGACCAATGACACTTTTGCGTACTTGGTAGGAAAGAATTTTGGAAAAACTAAATTGTACGAAAAAATATCCCCCAACAAAACAATTGAAGGATTTTTGGGCGGAATTGTATTTAATTGTGTTGCCGCATACTTCCTGTTCTATTTTACCCGTTATCTGAATGTTGAATTTTGGTTGGGATTAGCCATTTTATTGAGTATTTTTGGTACTCTGGGAGATTTAATACAGTCCAAATTCAAACGTCAGGCTGGAGTAAAAGATAGTGGAAAATTAATGCCGGGCCACGGTGGATTGTTGGATAGACTAGATAGCATTATATTTTCCAGTCCATTTGTTTATGCTTATTTATTGATTATAGATTATGTTTCATAA
- a CDS encoding LUD domain-containing protein: protein MSLFRNFLNPKPDKGQDVSENSDRGKYMPDVKLPTDERFMLNFKNNGGKFLYCENEEEVTDAFDNILLENDWYEKPTCCFDPNLKNRFDKFNLEFNKSGDSAFFLSTCEYLIANDGSILISSNQIKEKRFNELPENFIILASTSQLVDNIGEGLRGIKFNNKERIPSNITTIKSFETQKEGNFMSYGSSTKNLYLLLLEDL from the coding sequence ATGAGTCTATTTAGAAATTTTTTAAACCCTAAACCAGACAAAGGTCAGGACGTTTCTGAAAATTCTGACCGGGGCAAGTATATGCCGGATGTTAAACTGCCTACCGATGAGCGGTTCATGCTCAACTTCAAAAACAATGGTGGGAAATTCTTGTACTGCGAGAACGAAGAGGAAGTGACAGACGCCTTCGACAATATTCTATTGGAAAATGATTGGTACGAAAAACCAACATGTTGTTTCGACCCTAACTTAAAAAACAGGTTCGATAAATTCAATTTAGAATTCAATAAATCTGGAGATTCTGCATTTTTTCTCTCTACCTGCGAATATCTGATTGCGAACGACGGATCCATTTTAATTTCTTCAAATCAAATAAAAGAAAAGAGATTTAATGAGCTACCCGAAAATTTTATAATCTTGGCCTCCACGAGTCAATTAGTAGATAACATTGGTGAAGGTTTAAGAGGAATTAAATTCAACAACAAGGAGCGAATCCCCTCCAACATCACCACAATAAAAAGTTTTGAAACCCAAAAGGAAGGTAATTTTATGAGTTATGGAAGTAGTACAAAAAACCTATATTTGCTGCTTCTGGAAGATTTATAA
- the ftsH gene encoding ATP-dependent zinc metalloprotease FtsH — protein MSKQQPNKKIEPKKPKFSAYWIYGAIIIIFLGINFFGGSGFNEPTKTNPAEFESYLRDGDVKKVVIVNRNQAKVYLTEDAKAKDIHKKTGDDELFATGDSPDYSFEFGDLQNFENKVQEIKSENNLDTFVTYNTQTNVWGEILMTLLPFVLIIGIWIFIMRKMSSGGGGGPGGQIFNIGKSKAKLFDQNTDVKTSFKDVAGLEGAKEEVQEIVDFLKMPEKYTSLGGKIPKGAILVGPPGTGKTLLAKAVAGEAKVPFFSLSGSDFVEMFVGVGASRVRDLFKQAKEKSPSIIFIDEIDAIGRARGKNNFSGSNDERENTLNQLLTEMDGFGTNTNVIVIAATNRADVLDKALMRAGRFDRQIYVDLPDVRERKEIFEVHLRPIKKVANELDIEFLAKQTPGFSGADIANVCNEAALIAARKGNKAVGKQDFLDAVDRIVGGLEKKNKIITPDEKKAIAYHEAGHATASWMLEHAAPLVKVTIVPRGQSLGAAWYLPEERLIVHPEQMLDEMCAALGGRAAEKVVFNRISTGALSDLEKVTKQARAMVTIYGLNEKVGNLTFYDSSGQSEYNFTKPYSEKTAELIDREVSNLIETQYQRAIALLEANKDKLSQLADILLEKEVIFKDDLQKIFGNRPFPEKEEVPLITKKTNSKDSASKDSEIEEETQANK, from the coding sequence AACCTAAGTTCAGTGCTTACTGGATTTATGGAGCTATTATTATCATATTCCTAGGTATCAATTTTTTTGGTGGGTCCGGGTTCAATGAACCAACAAAAACAAATCCTGCAGAGTTTGAAAGCTACCTAAGGGACGGTGATGTTAAAAAAGTAGTAATCGTAAATAGAAACCAGGCGAAGGTTTATTTAACTGAAGATGCCAAAGCCAAGGATATACATAAAAAAACCGGTGACGACGAATTATTTGCTACCGGTGATTCCCCAGATTATAGTTTTGAGTTTGGAGATCTTCAGAATTTTGAAAACAAAGTTCAAGAAATAAAATCTGAAAACAATTTAGACACTTTTGTTACCTATAATACTCAAACCAACGTTTGGGGAGAAATTTTAATGACCCTTTTACCTTTTGTGTTAATAATTGGGATTTGGATTTTCATAATGCGTAAGATGAGCTCTGGTGGTGGAGGTGGTCCTGGCGGACAGATCTTTAATATTGGTAAGTCCAAAGCCAAGCTTTTCGACCAAAACACCGATGTTAAAACTTCCTTTAAGGATGTAGCAGGGCTGGAAGGAGCAAAAGAGGAAGTCCAAGAGATTGTAGATTTCTTGAAAATGCCGGAAAAATACACTTCCCTAGGTGGTAAGATCCCAAAAGGAGCTATTTTGGTAGGTCCTCCGGGAACAGGAAAAACTTTATTGGCCAAAGCCGTTGCAGGTGAGGCAAAAGTGCCATTTTTCTCTTTATCCGGATCAGATTTTGTAGAAATGTTTGTTGGTGTAGGAGCTTCCAGGGTACGTGATCTTTTTAAACAAGCAAAAGAAAAATCCCCCTCCATTATTTTTATAGATGAAATTGATGCCATTGGTAGGGCCAGGGGAAAAAACAACTTTTCTGGATCTAATGATGAGCGTGAAAACACATTGAACCAGTTATTAACAGAAATGGATGGTTTTGGGACCAATACCAATGTTATTGTTATTGCTGCAACCAACCGTGCAGATGTGCTGGATAAGGCATTGATGAGAGCTGGCCGTTTCGACAGGCAGATCTATGTGGATCTACCAGATGTAAGAGAACGAAAAGAAATATTTGAAGTACACCTTCGTCCCATCAAAAAAGTGGCAAACGAGTTGGATATTGAATTCCTTGCTAAGCAAACACCAGGTTTCTCTGGGGCAGATATCGCAAACGTATGTAACGAAGCTGCTTTAATTGCTGCCAGAAAGGGAAACAAAGCCGTTGGAAAACAAGATTTTCTTGATGCTGTAGATAGAATTGTGGGAGGTCTTGAAAAGAAAAACAAGATCATTACCCCAGACGAGAAGAAAGCGATCGCTTATCACGAAGCTGGACACGCCACCGCCAGTTGGATGTTGGAACATGCCGCACCATTGGTAAAAGTTACTATAGTGCCTAGAGGACAATCCCTAGGAGCTGCTTGGTATCTTCCTGAAGAACGATTAATTGTACATCCAGAACAAATGTTGGATGAAATGTGTGCTGCCTTAGGAGGAAGAGCCGCAGAAAAAGTGGTTTTCAATAGAATTTCCACAGGTGCATTAAGCGATCTGGAAAAAGTCACAAAGCAAGCCAGGGCAATGGTTACCATTTATGGTTTAAATGAAAAGGTAGGAAACCTAACTTTTTATGATTCTTCCGGCCAGAGTGAATACAACTTCACAAAACCTTATAGCGAGAAAACCGCTGAACTTATTGATAGGGAGGTCTCAAATCTAATTGAAACCCAATATCAAAGAGCAATTGCATTGCTAGAGGCTAATAAAGATAAATTGTCTCAATTAGCAGATATTTTACTTGAAAAAGAGGTGATCTTTAAAGACGATCTTCAAAAGATATTTGGAAACAGGCCATTCCCTGAAAAGGAAGAAGTTCCATTGATTACCAAAAAAACCAATTCCAAAGATTCCGCTTCGAAAGACAGCGAAATTGAGGAAGAAACTCAAGCGAATAAATAA